Part of the bacterium genome is shown below.
ACCGGAAACGCCGCTCGATTCTCGGCGAGGTCGAGCAGCTCAAGCAGAAGAGAAACGAGCGCTCGAAGCAGATCGGCGCGATCAAGCGCGAGGGTGGTGACGCCGAGGCGATCTTGGCCGAGGTCGGAGAGCTCAAGGGCAAGATCTCCGAGCTCGGAGTCGGGCTCGAGAAGTCCGAGGCCGAGCTCGGAGAGCTCGACTTCTCCTTCCCGAACCTCACCCACGATAGCGTTCCTTCCGGCGCCGACGAGAAGTCCAATCGCGTCGAGCGTGTGGTCGGCGAGCCTGCCTCCTTTGGCTTCGAGGCCAAGGCGCATTGGGATTTGGGGCCCGAGCTCGGCATTCTGGACTTCGAGCGGGGCGCCAAGATCGCCGGTGCTCGTTTCACCGCCTACTTCGGAGACGGGGCGCGGCTCGAGCGAGCTCTGATCAACTTCATGCTCGATCTCCACACCGGCGAGCATGGCTACCGTGAGGTTCTGCCTCCTTTCATCGTAAATGCCGATGCTCTGGTCGGGACCGGACAGTTGCCCAAGTTCGAAGAAGACCTGTTCAAGCTTCGCGGCCACGAGTACTACCTGATTCCGACGGCCGAGGTGCCGGTGACCAATCTCCACCGAGGCGAGATCCTCGAAGAGGCCGAGCTGCCACTCAAGTACGCCGCCTACACGCCCTGCTTTCGGGCCGAAGCCGGCTCCTACGGCAAGGACGTAAGGGGCCTGATTCGCCAGCACCAGTTTCAGAAAGTCGAGCTGGTCCACCTGACCACGCCCGAGACCAGCTACGAGGCGCTCGAGGAGCTCACCGGCCATGCCGAGCGAGTGCTCCAGGCCCTCGAGCTCCCCTATCGCGTGGTTACCCTGTCGACCGGCGACACCGGCTTCTCGGCGGCCAAGACCTACGATCTCGAAGTGTGGCTGCCGGGACAAAACGCCTATCGAGAGATTTCCTCGTGCTCGAACTGCGAGGCCTTTCAAGCTCGCCGCGCCGGGTTGCGCTATCGACCGGCCGGCGGCGGCAAGCCTCGCTACCTGCACACGCTGAACGGCTCGGGCCTGGCCGTCGGGCGCACGCTGGTCGCGATTTTCGAGAACTTCCAGCAAGCCGACGGCTCGATCCGGATTCCCGCGGCGTTGCAGCCCTATTTCGGAAACCGCGAGCGCATCGTCAAGGCGGTCTGATCTTCCGGTTCAGGAGAGCTCGTGCAAGGGACACTCGATTCTCTGGTCAGGTTTCTCGACCTATCCGCCGTTCCTCACTACCGGAGCGGAGACGAAGAGCAGCTGCAACGAGCAAGGCTGTTGGTCGCGGTGACGTTGTTCGTGGGGATCTCGGCCCTGGCCTTTGCGCTTGCGAACCTGGTCTCGGGCCGGTCGGTGCCGCGCACCAGCATCGTCATTCCCGCCGTTGGCGGCCTGGCTTTTCTCGTGGTGCCGGTTCTCTTGCGACTGGCCGGCCGGCTGCGGGCGCTCAGCTGGGCTCTGACCGTCGCCACCTTGGCCGCGATCGTAGCCTCGGCATGGAATGCCTACGGTCTCTACAGTCCCGGTCTGCTGACGCTTCCGATTCCTGTACTCATGGGACTGGTGCTGGGAGGGCACCGCCTCGGGGGTACGGCGGCGGTCCTGGGGCTGGCCGCGGTGATCGGCTTCTACGTCCTGGATCGGCAGACCGATCGGTTCGCGTCGCCGCCTCTGGACCCTGCCAACGCGTTCTTACTGCTCAGCGTGTTCGTCCTCGGAATCCTGTTGATTGCAGGTATCGGGTGGTTCTACGAGAGTCTTCGGCGCCACGCCCTCAGGCAGACGCGTGACGCGCTCCGCCA
Proteins encoded:
- the serS gene encoding serine--tRNA ligase, giving the protein MLSRDYLRSETESARERLTLRGVDPGLLDRWIDLDRKRRSILGEVEQLKQKRNERSKQIGAIKREGGDAEAILAEVGELKGKISELGVGLEKSEAELGELDFSFPNLTHDSVPSGADEKSNRVERVVGEPASFGFEAKAHWDLGPELGILDFERGAKIAGARFTAYFGDGARLERALINFMLDLHTGEHGYREVLPPFIVNADALVGTGQLPKFEEDLFKLRGHEYYLIPTAEVPVTNLHRGEILEEAELPLKYAAYTPCFRAEAGSYGKDVRGLIRQHQFQKVELVHLTTPETSYEALEELTGHAERVLQALELPYRVVTLSTGDTGFSAAKTYDLEVWLPGQNAYREISSCSNCEAFQARRAGLRYRPAGGGKPRYLHTLNGSGLAVGRTLVAIFENFQQADGSIRIPAALQPYFGNRERIVKAV